A window of the Vigna angularis cultivar LongXiaoDou No.4 chromosome 3, ASM1680809v1, whole genome shotgun sequence genome harbors these coding sequences:
- the LOC108324114 gene encoding uncharacterized protein LOC108324114: MALCSPKLLIFLLLLTAIPIGIIVTLERAHPATHVYHYHSSGWFRECAKWDSHYGRFIVSFFEGGVGQVKLPEKDSDLSLPLEEVMVVKEPNLAGNASLGIAIDSPRNRVLVVNADAIGNRYGALAAYDLSSWNRLFLTQLSGPSDEKSFADDVAVDAEGNAYVTDAKGNKIWKVGVEGKLISTITSPLFSAKEWYKNMVGLNGIVYHPDGFLIVIHTFSGNLFKIDLTKGEEVKMIKVKGSLFFGDGLELVSPTKLVVAAGNPSGRLVESSDGWNTASVVGTFSGPRHRLATAATVKDGKVYLNHLVGMGYPKKKHALVEAVF; encoded by the exons atggCTCTCTGTTCTCCAAAGCTTCTGATCTTTCTGCTTCTCCTCACTGCCATACCCATCGGAATCATCGTCACTTTGGAGCGAGCCCACCCCGCCACCCATGTCTACCACTACCACAGTTCTGGCTGGTTCCGAGAATGCGCCAAGTGGGATTCTCATTACGGTCGCTTCATAGTTTCTTTCTTCGAAGGTGGTGTTGGCCAGGTTAAGTTGCCGGAAAAGGATTCCGACTTATCGCTGCCGTTAGAGGAAGTGATGGTGGTGAAAGAACCCAATTTGGCCGGAAACGCGTCTTTGGGTATCGCTATTGACTCACCTAGAAATCGAGTTCTCGTTGTTAACGCTGATGCCATTGGCAATCGATACGGTGCGCTTGCTGCATACGATCTCTCCTCCTGGAATCGCCTATTTCTCACCCAACTAAGTGGCCCTA GTGATGAAAAATCTTTCGCAGACGATGTTGCAGTGGATGCTGAAGGCAATGCCTATGTTACTGACGCCAAAGGCAATAAAATCTGGAAAGTTGGGGTGGAAGGGAAGCTTATATCAACCATTACAAGCCCGTTGTTTTCTGCAAAAGAGTGGTACAAGAACATGGTTGGGCTAAATGGAATAGTTTACCACCCAGACGGGTTCCTGATAGTGATCCACACTTTCAGCGGGAATTTGTTCAAGATTGATTTAACAAAAGGAGAGGAGGTGAAGATGATAAAGGTTAAAGGGAGTCTTTTTTTTGGTGATGGTTTGGAACTAGTGTCTCCTACCAAGCTTGTAGTTGCAGCAGGGAACCCTTCGGGAAGATTAGTTGAGAGTTCAGATGGGTGGAACACTGCTTCTGTTGTGGGAACATTTTCAGGACCTAGGCATCGTTTGGCCACAGCAGCAACTGTTAAGGATGGGAAGGTGTATTTGAACCATTTGGTTGGAATGGGATACCCCAAAAAGAAGCACGCACTTGTTGAGGCAGTTTTTTAG
- the LOC108325228 gene encoding cytochrome c oxidase subunit 5C-2-like: MAGPRIAHATLKGPSVVKEILIGITLGIAAGSVWKMHHWNEQRKIRTFYDLLEKGEIGVVVEEQ; encoded by the coding sequence ATGGCTGGTCCTAGGATTGCCCATGCTACCTTGAAAGGTCCAAGTGTGGTAAAGGAGATATTAATTGGAATAACACTCGGCATTGCTGCTGGTAGTGTGTGGAAGATGCACCACTGGAATGAGCAGAGGAAAATCAGGACCTTCTACGATTTACTTGAAAAAGGTGAGATCGGTGTTGTTGTGGAGGAACAGTAG